The following are from one region of the Spirochaetota bacterium genome:
- a CDS encoding tetratricopeptide repeat protein, producing the protein MNILRLFPPCALICAAFLTVSAVGLAGGDSNLYERLEQPVPKEIESAPLRQIYSKDEVLWCTGENELSTANNRAAGLMAEGSYAQAARELERALAHAPLFLPYRYNLGLCYIHLNDLETALLHFTKAQNILPEYPRTYIQIGYIYGRRGKDDLALEQFKAALHMNPKELVAISQSGDIYYSRGQYSNAEKYYSYSLELDPRYPNGLLGIAKIHFNREEYFKAIIQIKSIDTKGEYDKSLHYYYAESSYKLKDYKTAYEQYRTLLTFRNDKFFLVNSLVLIEHKMNLAKKFLED; encoded by the coding sequence ATGAACATCCTGCGCCTTTTTCCGCCCTGTGCGCTGATATGCGCCGCTTTTCTTACGGTCTCCGCGGTCGGACTGGCGGGCGGCGATTCAAACTTGTATGAACGACTTGAACAGCCGGTCCCCAAAGAGATTGAATCCGCACCCTTACGGCAGATATATTCGAAGGACGAGGTGCTCTGGTGTACGGGCGAGAACGAGCTCTCGACCGCGAACAACCGCGCCGCCGGACTCATGGCGGAAGGCAGCTACGCCCAGGCCGCCCGTGAGCTGGAGCGCGCCCTTGCACACGCCCCGCTTTTCCTTCCGTATCGCTACAACCTGGGCCTGTGCTATATCCACCTGAACGACCTTGAAACGGCGCTGCTTCATTTTACGAAGGCTCAGAATATTCTTCCCGAATATCCGCGCACCTACATCCAGATAGGCTACATTTACGGAAGGCGCGGGAAGGACGACCTGGCGCTCGAGCAGTTCAAGGCCGCGCTGCACATGAACCCGAAGGAACTTGTCGCGATCAGCCAGAGCGGGGACATCTATTACTCGCGCGGACAGTACTCCAACGCGGAAAAATACTACTCGTATTCGCTGGAGCTCGATCCCCGGTATCCCAACGGGCTGCTGGGCATCGCGAAAATCCATTTTAACCGCGAAGAATACTTCAAGGCGATCATACAGATAAAATCGATCGACACGAAAGGGGAATACGACAAATCGCTTCACTATTACTACGCGGAGTCGTCCTACAAGCTCAAGGATTATAAAACGGCGTACGAGCAGTACCGGACCCTGCTCACCTTCAGGAATGACAAGTTTTTCCTCGTCAACTCACTCGTCCTGATCGAGCACAAGATGAACCTCGCGAAAAAGTTTCTCGAGGATTGA